In Fundulus heteroclitus isolate FHET01 chromosome 18, MU-UCD_Fhet_4.1, whole genome shotgun sequence, a single genomic region encodes these proteins:
- the LOC118566706 gene encoding caspase-1-like, protein MADKELARVRTNFVAKVSKTVIKQLLDDLMEDCLLNDEEVDSVLEDNTGRADMARCLIDKVKRKGDKASRKMIEHIENRDSALYAELELSSGPKPVAAPKKQKTWSDKLVPMTDSSRQEKMNDSDIYKVSETSLKSRVALLITNRNFTDNNLTRKGAEKDEENMEELLSSLQYEVVKHNDLTAKRINEALRNFKEHPKLSNTDSVFVVIMSHGKREFVLGVNHSNEKPDEFPIDNIYKYLGPQECPALMNKPKIIIIQACRGGSRGSVIVSDSASAETVSDDVSQQQPASVGNIVDDAIRYVHKEKDFISLLSSTPDTVSYRREDLGSFLIQYIAEVFNTCSHEDDIDELFRKVMQRFEEFPDETKRQMPTKDRCTLTRRFYLFPGH, encoded by the exons ATGGCAG ATAAGGAGCTCGCCAGAGTGCGCACCAATTTTGTGGCAAAGGTGTCAAAAACTGTAATCAAGCAACTCCTGGACGATCTTATGGAGGATTGTTTGCTGAATGATGAGGAGGTAGATTCTGTGCTCGAGGACAACACTGGTAGGGCAGACATGGCTCGCTGCCTCATCgacaaagtaaaaagaaaggGGGACAAAGccagcaggaagatgattgagCACATTGAAAACAGAGATTCTGCACTTTACGCTGAACTTGAGCTGTCCTCTGGTCCAAAACCAG tTGCAGCTCCTAAGAAGCAGAAAACCTGGTCAGACAAACTAGTCCCCATGACGGATTCCTCGCGGCAGGAAAAAATGAATGATTCAGAT atttacaaGGTGTCCGAAACTTCCCTAAAAAGTCGTGTTGCTCTCTTAATCACCAATAGAAATTTTACTGACAATAACTTAACCAGAAAGGGAGCGGAGAAAGATGAGGAGAACATGGAGGAACTTCTCAGTTCCCTGCAATATGAGGTGGTGAAACACAATGACCTTACTGCAAAG AGGATAAATGAGGCTCTGCGTAATTTTAAAGAGCACCCAAAGCTCAGCAATACAGACAGCGTGTTTGTGGTGATCATGTCTCACGGAAAACGAGAATTTGTCCTTGGCGTCAATCACAGCAACGAAAAGCCAGACGAATTCCCCATTGACAACATCTACAAATACCTGGGTCCACAAGAATGCCCTGCCTTGATGAACAAACCAAAGATCATCATCATCCAGGCCTGCAGAGGAG GGTCTAGAGGATCGGTGATAGTAAGTGACAGCGCTTCAGCTGAGACGGTCTCTGATGACGTTTCACAGCAACAGCCTGCTAGTGTGGGCAACATTGTTGATGATGCCATCCGATACGTTCACAAAGAAAAGGACTTCATTTCTCTCCTGTCCAGCACTCCTG ATACCGTCTCATACAGAAGAGAGGATTTGGGCTCCTTCCTCATCCAGTACATCGCTGAAGTCTTCAACACTTGCTCCCATGAGGATGATATTGATGAACTTTTCAGAAAG GTCATGCAACGCTTTGAAGAGTTTCCTGATGAAACCAAAAGACAAATGCCAACAAAAGACAGATGCACCCTAACCAGGCGCTTCTACCTTTTCCCCGGCCACTGA